One part of the Saprospiraceae bacterium genome encodes these proteins:
- a CDS encoding ABC transporter permease, whose product MFKNYFLITLRNLFKQKGLTVTNVLGLSIGMASALLFMLYAVNEFSFDRFHQHNGRLYQMVNWMQPFGGRTEEAVHNYMPYPVGPALTAEMSGVESTVRMRSGWDESYVRSNGIVQNAKISFADSNFFEVFSFPLLYGNKHVVLDQPHHLVLTEETAIRLFGEKNPTGKTLDIKLEDKFESYQVTGVAVNVPSNSTIKFDILLNFDRLYQTAQGIRSKNSWNNASVQTFVLLQPGNGLATNTAQMEEFYSRHYPDKEAKMRKENVWKGQGPPVSYKLQPFKEIHMGRDKWKGAAEVDPKSIWILLTIAASILIIACINFTTLAIGRSAGRAKEVGVRKVIGGSRRQLVSQFLTEALILSIVSGAIGIILALISLPYFNALADRQLRFSINLYPEIIWLTLAMILIAGLLAGTYPAMVISGFKPLEVLKSKLRLSGSNIFTKSLVTTQFVLSIGLAISTMLVVRQLNYMRNQDPGFNKENVLVVHADQANGKVIYPRFRQLGMDLSGVQNIASGEMSLGEGASWSQVGWNYQGEQKDAYEYFVDHDYVDVMGMELLAGKNFDAQMHGDYVIVNEKFVKSFGWTIQDAVGKPLEGYFDENKENKPLPIIVGVIKDFHFRPFKEEVKPQMFHHYTEDYTVPDQIFVRLHPGELTKTLKELENNWNAIEPVLPFRYSFLDEDLDRFYQSEARLSSIIGWAGGLSIFLACLGLFGLAALTAVNRTKEIGIRKVLGASIGSVINLLSKEFLILVGVSFSIAAPVAYYFVSQWLKGYAYRIEIPWLVFVLAGIAAMVVAFFTVGIQSFRAAMINPVKSLKSE is encoded by the coding sequence ATGTTCAAAAACTACTTTCTTATCACCCTTCGTAACTTGTTTAAGCAGAAAGGCCTTACAGTCACCAATGTTTTGGGCTTGAGTATAGGTATGGCTAGCGCATTATTATTTATGTTATATGCGGTCAATGAATTTAGTTTTGATCGATTTCATCAGCATAATGGACGACTGTATCAAATGGTCAATTGGATGCAACCTTTTGGCGGGCGTACTGAAGAGGCTGTTCATAATTATATGCCCTATCCGGTAGGACCTGCACTGACTGCAGAAATGTCAGGCGTAGAGAGTACTGTGCGGATGCGGTCTGGATGGGACGAAAGTTATGTGAGGAGTAATGGCATTGTGCAAAATGCAAAAATTTCGTTTGCAGATTCTAATTTTTTCGAGGTATTTAGTTTTCCACTATTATATGGAAATAAACATGTCGTACTAGATCAGCCTCATCATTTGGTATTAACCGAGGAAACTGCTATTCGATTATTTGGAGAAAAAAATCCAACTGGAAAAACACTGGACATCAAGCTGGAAGATAAGTTTGAATCATACCAGGTGACCGGGGTCGCTGTCAATGTGCCTTCCAATTCAACTATTAAATTTGATATTTTACTCAACTTTGACCGATTGTATCAGACAGCACAAGGTATACGGTCTAAAAATTCATGGAATAATGCATCAGTGCAAACCTTTGTCCTTTTGCAACCAGGTAATGGGTTAGCGACTAATACCGCTCAGATGGAAGAATTTTATAGTCGCCACTATCCGGATAAAGAGGCTAAGATGAGGAAAGAAAATGTCTGGAAAGGGCAAGGCCCTCCTGTGAGTTATAAATTGCAGCCTTTCAAGGAAATCCATATGGGGCGGGATAAATGGAAAGGTGCTGCAGAGGTTGACCCTAAAAGCATCTGGATTTTATTGACTATTGCTGCCAGTATCCTGATCATAGCCTGTATCAATTTTACTACCTTGGCCATAGGCCGATCTGCTGGTAGAGCAAAAGAAGTGGGTGTACGAAAGGTCATTGGAGGAAGTCGCAGACAATTGGTAAGCCAGTTTCTTACGGAAGCACTGATACTAAGTATAGTCTCGGGAGCCATAGGCATCATCCTTGCCTTGATAAGCTTGCCCTATTTTAATGCTCTTGCTGACCGACAGCTTCGTTTTTCAATCAATTTATACCCTGAGATCATTTGGTTGACACTGGCCATGATACTTATTGCCGGACTACTGGCAGGTACTTACCCCGCTATGGTCATATCCGGTTTTAAACCCTTGGAGGTGCTTAAAAGTAAGTTGCGATTGTCAGGATCCAATATATTCACCAAATCTCTTGTCACTACACAATTTGTATTAAGTATTGGTCTTGCAATTTCTACTATGCTCGTCGTACGCCAGCTTAATTATATGCGTAATCAGGATCCGGGATTTAATAAGGAAAATGTTCTTGTAGTTCATGCGGATCAGGCAAATGGCAAAGTCATCTATCCTCGATTTAGGCAATTAGGTATGGACTTGTCCGGAGTGCAAAATATCGCCAGCGGAGAGATGAGCCTGGGAGAAGGTGCTAGCTGGAGCCAGGTCGGATGGAATTACCAGGGGGAACAAAAAGACGCATATGAATATTTCGTAGATCACGATTATGTAGATGTAATGGGCATGGAACTATTGGCGGGAAAAAATTTTGATGCACAGATGCACGGTGATTATGTAATTGTAAACGAAAAGTTTGTAAAAAGTTTTGGTTGGACCATACAGGATGCTGTTGGGAAACCACTGGAAGGATATTTTGATGAAAATAAAGAAAATAAACCATTGCCTATCATCGTCGGGGTGATCAAAGATTTTCACTTCAGACCTTTTAAGGAGGAAGTCAAGCCGCAGATGTTTCATCATTATACTGAAGATTATACGGTGCCGGACCAGATATTTGTCCGGTTACATCCTGGAGAACTCACCAAAACTTTAAAGGAACTGGAAAATAATTGGAACGCCATTGAACCAGTTTTGCCATTCAGATACAGCTTTCTGGATGAAGACCTGGATCGTTTTTATCAATCAGAAGCCCGACTGAGCAGCATCATTGGATGGGCAGGAGGTTTATCTATTTTTCTGGCCTGCCTTGGTTTGTTTGGTCTTGCAGCATTAACCGCTGTAAATCGTACCAAAGAAATAGGAATCAGGAAAGTCCTTGGAGCCAGTATTGGCAGTGTCATCAACTTGTTATCTAAAGAATTTTTAATTTTGGTCGGAGTCTCATTTTCAATTGCTGCACCTGTTGCATATTATTTTGTTAGTCAATGGTTAAAAGGATATGCTTACCGAATCGAAATACCCTGGTTAGTTTTTGTGTTGGCAGGAATAGCTGCAATGGTAGTTGCATTTTTTACTGTGGGTATTCAATCTTTTAGGGCTGCTATGATTAATCCGGTAAAAAGTCTGAAGAGTGAGTGA
- a CDS encoding ABC transporter permease, translating into MLTNYFKIAWRNLIKNPFFSVVNIAGLSVGIAFALIIASYIWSEWNVNRTLLHAERQYIIQSKWKDPNQGIELTSFGPLAKALYNQYPTLVKNYYRWDGISSNVSLGDKAFREGLQIGDSTMLKMYGFELMDGDPTTAFDGPYSLVITDEKARKYFGRTDVAGQSLTIENFAGARHDFLITGVMKKPKRNSVSWVTADNDNQFYISSSDLNYFGRDMETWLNQYIPSYLELQPGVSPEQLTVPIQQLITQNVSPAVASNVTTYLKPLNEYYLDAFGGLVKKLIYALGGIAFFILLMAVINFVNLSVSRSATRLREIGIRKVMGGLRNQLILQFLIESIMLTTIAAVFAMALAEMLRPFFRNVMGKEIPALYQMPGTFLISLIIGVILVGLIAGIYPAFILSAMRSVDSLKGKLSTVGERVILRKSLVAFQFATAAIVFISALIISQQVNYFFKKDLGFDKTFIVSAQLPRNWTPQGVKQMQDLRAQFASLPVIQDVSLSYEVLDGNSSGNITLYRADRDSSQAVTSSLLTTDQHFISTYGIPLIAGDFYAKSDPRDSALIVINETQSKALGWQSPQDAVGRQLRVIGNPLIVIVAGVTKDFNFGAFTRAIQPITFMQVTLNPIYRVFSFKLKPGDIGNSLTNIQNKWNTLMPGAPFEYSFMDDKLSNLYLTELQLKKASYAATILALIIVFLGVLGLIGLSIQRRVKEIGIRKVLGSSVGGIMLLFVREFLTIVLFAGIIASPIAYILMHRWLQTYVYRIDMTLYPFIFSFGALVCFTTLLIYLQTIKVASKNPIGSLRAE; encoded by the coding sequence ATGCTTACAAATTACTTTAAAATCGCCTGGCGCAACCTGATCAAAAACCCTTTCTTTTCTGTCGTCAATATCGCGGGTTTATCTGTAGGAATCGCGTTTGCTCTTATTATTGCTTCTTATATTTGGAGTGAGTGGAATGTTAATCGAACGCTTTTACATGCTGAAAGGCAATACATTATTCAGAGTAAATGGAAAGATCCAAACCAGGGAATAGAGTTGACTTCATTTGGGCCATTGGCCAAGGCTTTGTATAATCAGTACCCAACATTGGTAAAAAATTATTACAGATGGGATGGCATCAGTTCCAATGTAAGCCTGGGTGATAAAGCATTCAGGGAAGGTTTACAAATAGGAGACAGTACCATGCTGAAAATGTATGGGTTTGAGTTGATGGATGGTGATCCTACTACTGCTTTTGATGGGCCATACTCCTTGGTCATCACAGATGAAAAGGCCAGGAAATATTTTGGCAGGACCGATGTCGCAGGTCAAAGTCTCACTATAGAGAATTTTGCAGGAGCCAGGCATGATTTCCTGATCACCGGAGTGATGAAAAAACCAAAACGTAATTCTGTATCCTGGGTCACTGCGGACAATGATAATCAATTTTATATATCGTCTTCCGACCTGAATTATTTCGGACGGGATATGGAGACCTGGCTCAATCAATATATACCTTCGTACCTGGAGTTGCAACCCGGAGTAAGTCCAGAACAGTTGACTGTCCCTATACAACAATTGATTACGCAAAATGTATCACCAGCAGTAGCTTCCAATGTCACCACTTACCTCAAGCCGCTCAACGAATATTATCTGGATGCATTTGGTGGTCTGGTGAAAAAATTGATTTATGCTTTAGGTGGAATTGCTTTTTTTATTTTGTTGATGGCGGTGATCAATTTCGTAAATCTCTCTGTCAGCAGATCGGCTACACGGCTCCGGGAGATTGGCATTCGAAAAGTGATGGGTGGGCTCAGAAACCAATTGATCTTGCAATTTCTGATAGAGTCAATCATGCTGACTACGATTGCCGCTGTATTCGCAATGGCATTGGCTGAAATGCTTAGACCATTTTTTAGAAACGTGATGGGAAAAGAGATACCTGCACTATACCAAATGCCAGGCACTTTTTTGATTAGTTTAATTATTGGAGTAATATTGGTTGGATTGATAGCCGGTATATACCCGGCATTCATATTATCCGCGATGCGATCAGTAGATTCGCTCAAAGGCAAGCTGAGTACTGTTGGTGAAAGGGTGATATTGAGAAAGTCATTAGTGGCTTTTCAATTTGCCACAGCAGCGATCGTGTTTATAAGTGCCCTTATTATTTCTCAGCAGGTAAATTATTTTTTTAAAAAGGATCTGGGTTTTGATAAGACATTTATTGTTTCCGCTCAACTGCCGCGAAACTGGACACCCCAGGGGGTTAAACAAATGCAAGATTTGAGGGCCCAGTTTGCTTCTTTGCCGGTGATCCAGGATGTATCCCTATCTTATGAAGTGCTGGATGGCAATAGCTCCGGTAATATTACTTTATATAGAGCAGATCGGGACTCTTCTCAGGCAGTAACTTCAAGCCTTTTAACTACTGATCAACATTTTATATCTACCTATGGTATACCGCTGATAGCCGGGGACTTCTATGCTAAATCAGATCCCCGGGATTCTGCTCTGATTGTCATCAATGAAACCCAATCTAAAGCGCTGGGATGGCAAAGTCCACAGGATGCCGTCGGAAGGCAGCTTCGGGTGATAGGTAATCCTTTGATAGTGATAGTAGCTGGTGTAACCAAAGATTTTAATTTTGGTGCATTTACCCGGGCCATCCAACCGATCACTTTTATGCAAGTGACGCTCAATCCAATCTATAGGGTTTTTTCATTCAAATTAAAACCAGGAGATATTGGAAACTCCTTAACCAATATTCAGAATAAATGGAATACTTTGATGCCCGGTGCTCCATTTGAGTACTCTTTTATGGATGATAAATTATCCAATCTATACCTGACGGAGTTACAATTGAAGAAAGCTTCCTATGCGGCGACGATATTAGCTTTGATCATAGTCTTTCTTGGTGTACTCGGTTTGATAGGATTGAGTATTCAAAGGCGGGTTAAAGAAATCGGTATCCGTAAAGTTTTAGGATCTTCTGTAGGAGGCATCATGCTGCTATTTGTGCGTGAGTTTTTAACTATTGTGTTGTTTGCGGGAATAATTGCCAGTCCAATAGCTTATATCCTGATGCACCGGTGGTTACAAACCTATGTATACAGAATAGATATGACTTTATATCCTTTTATTTTTTCTTTTGGTGCTTTGGTGTGTTTCACTACTTTACTGATTTACCTGCAAACTATAAAAGTAGCCAGTAAAAATCCTATCGGAAGCCTCAGAGCTGAATGA
- a CDS encoding exo-alpha-sialidase, protein MKQTILLGTRKGFIAYNRIGGQWKLENFSFEGIPVSIAYADERNNTWWACLDHGHWGVKLHRSFDRGVTWEEVTAPAYAEGEEVKDGVPATTKYIWAMNHGGSNHPDRLWLGTDPGGLFVSNDAGNSFHLNNSLWMHPTRKTGWFGGGRDNPGIHSIVLDPRDSDHLFIGISCAGVFETLDGGVTWIIRNKGLKAEFLPNPEQETGHDPHILVAAPSNPDILWQQNHCGIFRSIDGGKQWHNVGEKNGPANFGFAIAVADDNPDQAWVAPATSDGNRIAIDGALCICRTDDGGQTWHQQRNGLPQSGCFDIVYRHALATSGDGLAFGTTTGNLFFSGDRGESWETISHFLPMIHSVQFVK, encoded by the coding sequence ATGAAACAGACCATATTATTGGGCACACGCAAAGGATTTATTGCGTATAATAGAATTGGGGGACAATGGAAATTGGAAAATTTTTCATTTGAAGGAATACCGGTATCCATAGCCTACGCAGACGAAAGAAATAATACCTGGTGGGCTTGTCTAGACCATGGCCATTGGGGAGTCAAACTGCATCGCTCCTTCGATAGAGGTGTTACCTGGGAAGAAGTCACTGCACCAGCTTATGCAGAAGGAGAAGAAGTCAAAGACGGAGTACCGGCGACTACTAAATATATATGGGCCATGAATCATGGTGGCTCCAACCATCCTGATCGGTTATGGCTGGGAACAGACCCGGGCGGCTTATTCGTCAGTAATGATGCAGGTAATAGTTTTCATTTAAATAATTCACTCTGGATGCATCCTACCCGCAAAACCGGTTGGTTTGGAGGGGGCAGAGACAATCCTGGCATACATTCTATAGTACTCGATCCTCGCGATAGTGATCATCTATTCATTGGTATTAGTTGCGCAGGTGTGTTTGAGACGCTGGACGGTGGCGTAACCTGGATCATCAGAAATAAAGGCCTTAAAGCAGAGTTTTTACCAAACCCGGAACAAGAAACAGGTCATGACCCTCATATATTGGTTGCTGCCCCTTCTAACCCGGACATATTATGGCAACAAAACCATTGCGGAATTTTCAGATCAATTGATGGTGGCAAACAATGGCATAATGTAGGTGAAAAAAATGGTCCTGCTAATTTTGGTTTTGCGATTGCGGTAGCAGATGACAATCCTGACCAGGCCTGGGTAGCTCCGGCAACAAGCGATGGAAACCGAATAGCTATTGATGGTGCGTTGTGTATCTGCCGTACGGATGATGGAGGTCAGACATGGCATCAGCAACGAAATGGCCTTCCACAGTCCGGATGTTTTGATATTGTGTATCGGCATGCGCTCGCTACTTCCGGTGATGGACTTGCCTTTGGTACAACTACGGGAAACCTATTTTTCTCAGGTGATAGAGGCGAATCCTGGGAGACCATTAGTCATTTTCTTCCGATGATTCATTCTGTACAGTTCGTCAAGTAA
- a CDS encoding MoaD/ThiS family protein yields MAVVKFTKALKRFFPTLGEHSTERRSLPEVLHEINLKYPGIQTYIVDEQGSLRKHVNIFINGDMIDDRAKLADRFEPDSEIYIVQALSGG; encoded by the coding sequence ATGGCAGTCGTAAAATTTACCAAGGCATTAAAGCGATTTTTCCCAACTTTAGGTGAGCATAGTACCGAAAGGCGTTCTTTGCCGGAGGTATTACATGAAATAAATTTAAAATATCCCGGGATCCAGACATATATTGTAGATGAACAAGGCAGCCTTCGCAAACATGTGAACATATTTATCAATGGTGATATGATCGATGATCGGGCGAAATTGGCCGATCGGTTTGAGCCGGATAGCGAGATTTACATCGTTCAGGCACTATCCGGAGGCTAA
- a CDS encoding ABC transporter permease, protein MFRNYFKIAWRNILKNKGFTFINITGLAIGLTACVLILMYVIDENSYDRHHKDGERTYRIISQVKGDKFVGSSAPTAMGLKNDFPEVEEVTRLLRFPGNEKMLLKNPATQNAFYETNCYYIDSTFFDLFSYEFKYGDIRTALNAPNVIILQEEVAEKLFGPFDPVGKVINVGLSFGAFDYTIKGVIKTTSAKSHIPAHVFLSMNNGDIGDWAKNQTNWASNNLFVTYYKLKANTDHHTFERKLPAFVDRNMGEDMKAMGFTKTLIVQPMKDIYLHSNYAFEIAPNGNIKYLYVFSSIAFFILLLACINFMNLSTARSEKRAAEVGMRKVVGAYKSDLIAQFLSESVILSCVSMFLTLILITLVTPLFNHWTKKNLSVLDDPRLVAVIIGLALITGVLAGLYPAVYLASFKPIAVLKGKIKNNFSVVAIRKGLIVFQFFISTVLIFSAILINGQMRYLSNYSLGFDKSQKLILPLQTQESDRSYQSLRVAIESNPVVQSIGRGAAYPGIEQLQDMLFYGEGKTIEDNVDIQMVNVDEGYFKTLGFTLLYGRAFSKEFSNDTLGLVLNETAVKNLGYTPETAVGKKATYDFHNEIVEMNILGVMKDYNYQSLHTTIKPIGLTISPFFGSPSSYMIVNINTRDFSKLISQVKTIWSGINPNSPFEYSFLDQDFQKNYEKETKSGQVVKAFTVIGIFVACLGLFGLAAFSTEQKVKEIGVRKVLGAGVPGLVGMLSKDFLKLVGISIFIALPVGYMLMRQWLMSFAYQVSMDWWMFFLAGLTSLFIAFATVSFQTIKAAVANPIKSLRTE, encoded by the coding sequence ATGTTTAGAAATTATTTCAAAATCGCCTGGAGAAATATCCTCAAAAACAAGGGGTTTACGTTTATCAATATTACTGGACTCGCTATTGGGTTGACAGCGTGTGTCCTGATCCTGATGTACGTGATAGATGAAAACAGCTATGATCGGCACCATAAGGACGGAGAGCGCACCTACCGCATCATTTCTCAGGTCAAAGGTGATAAGTTTGTAGGTTCTTCGGCACCTACCGCAATGGGTTTAAAAAATGATTTTCCGGAAGTGGAGGAGGTGACACGTTTGCTCCGGTTTCCAGGCAATGAAAAAATGCTGTTGAAAAATCCAGCTACCCAAAATGCCTTTTATGAAACTAATTGTTACTACATAGACTCTACTTTCTTTGATTTATTTTCTTATGAATTTAAGTATGGAGATATAAGAACGGCTTTAAATGCGCCCAATGTTATCATCTTGCAGGAAGAAGTAGCAGAGAAATTATTTGGGCCCTTTGATCCGGTAGGTAAGGTTATCAATGTGGGGCTTTCTTTTGGAGCATTTGATTATACTATAAAAGGTGTAATTAAGACGACTTCGGCCAAATCGCATATTCCTGCCCATGTCTTTCTGAGTATGAATAATGGCGATATTGGTGATTGGGCCAAAAATCAAACCAATTGGGCCAGTAACAATCTGTTTGTAACTTATTATAAACTCAAAGCTAATACGGATCATCACACATTTGAACGGAAATTGCCAGCGTTTGTAGATCGCAATATGGGAGAAGATATGAAAGCGATGGGATTTACCAAAACTTTAATAGTGCAACCAATGAAAGATATTTATTTGCATTCTAATTATGCATTTGAAATAGCGCCAAATGGCAATATTAAATATCTCTATGTATTTTCTTCCATTGCATTTTTTATTTTGCTTTTGGCCTGTATAAATTTTATGAATCTAAGTACTGCCCGCAGTGAAAAGCGAGCTGCTGAGGTAGGGATGCGCAAGGTGGTTGGTGCCTATAAAAGTGATCTCATTGCCCAGTTTTTAAGTGAATCAGTGATTTTGAGCTGCGTGTCCATGTTCCTTACTTTGATCCTGATTACATTGGTTACCCCTCTATTTAATCATTGGACCAAAAAGAATCTTTCTGTATTGGACGACCCTCGATTGGTGGCGGTTATTATAGGATTAGCATTAATCACTGGTGTGCTGGCAGGGCTTTACCCCGCTGTTTATCTTGCCTCTTTCAAACCAATAGCAGTGTTGAAAGGTAAAATTAAAAACAACTTTTCAGTGGTCGCCATCCGTAAAGGATTAATCGTATTTCAATTTTTTATTTCCACTGTATTAATATTTAGTGCGATCCTTATCAACGGTCAAATGAGGTATCTCAGCAATTACTCGCTTGGATTCGATAAATCGCAAAAATTAATTCTTCCGCTACAGACTCAAGAGTCGGATCGCAGCTACCAGTCCCTTCGTGTAGCTATTGAAAGCAACCCGGTAGTACAATCTATCGGTCGTGGAGCTGCATATCCTGGCATTGAACAACTGCAGGATATGTTGTTTTATGGTGAAGGCAAGACAATAGAGGACAATGTAGACATTCAGATGGTCAATGTGGATGAAGGTTATTTTAAAACGCTGGGATTTACACTTCTTTATGGTCGTGCTTTCTCTAAAGAATTTTCTAATGACACTCTTGGATTGGTTTTAAATGAAACCGCTGTCAAAAATTTGGGTTACACTCCTGAGACAGCAGTAGGCAAGAAGGCCACCTATGATTTTCACAATGAGATCGTGGAAATGAATATCCTCGGCGTCATGAAAGATTATAACTATCAAAGCTTGCACACAACCATCAAGCCGATCGGTCTGACTATTTCACCCTTTTTTGGCTCACCCAGTAGTTATATGATCGTGAATATCAATACCCGGGATTTTTCAAAATTAATCTCTCAGGTAAAAACGATTTGGAGCGGAATCAATCCCAACTCCCCTTTTGAGTATTCTTTCCTTGATCAAGACTTTCAGAAAAATTATGAAAAGGAAACCAAATCGGGCCAGGTCGTCAAGGCATTTACTGTAATAGGTATCTTCGTCGCGTGTCTCGGATTATTCGGTCTGGCCGCATTTTCTACAGAACAAAAAGTAAAGGAAATCGGTGTTCGGAAGGTATTAGGTGCCGGCGTGCCAGGATTGGTTGGTATGTTGTCAAAAGATTTTTTAAAGCTGGTAGGTATTTCGATTTTTATCGCACTTCCTGTTGGATACATGCTGATGCGTCAATGGCTTATGAGCTTTGCATATCAGGTCAGTATGGATTGGTGGATGTTTTTCCTGGCTGGTTTGACCTCATTATTCATAGCTTTTGCCACGGTGAGCTTTCAGACTATCAAGGCAGCTGTGGCCAATCCGATTAAATCTTTAAGAACTGAATAA
- a CDS encoding ABC transporter permease, whose translation MLKNYITIAIRNLWKNKVFSFINIAGLMLGLACAILIILYAKDELSYDRFHVNNELYRIVTRWYNPDGSLKSTDGNTGDLQGPRFANSIPEMKSFVRIQSESVDIRHGMEINSYENLSVDSNFFNVFSFPLRAGDAATCLQAPKSIVVSEEMAKKFFNSTDVVGKTLEVKVDDQFMPYSISAVSRKCPQNSSIKFDFLMKKTVSTAELQNDENWFNFFQNSFVTLIPGANIKTVEAKMKQVYESESKVAQEKMMEEYGINETAGYFLQPVTDMHLSREFGASNGLVDDSNPMYSYILSGIAIFILLIACINFINLSIARSLKRAKEIGVRKVIGSDRGQLMWQFMGESFLLCFIAFGLAILLAVALLPTFNHLANKALSFSYLMDFKLVGLYILMFFITGLIAGFYPAVMMSGFSPVDTLYGRFKLAGNFLLQKSLVILQFGLASFLIIGTIVIYLQFKYLVNTNLGYDDKNVVMVNGSMSREKANVFKQELLKHPIIESVGLKNGGFWETVAKVNGEQKIEIKYETVDEDYVPMFKLQVIEGRNFDRNFPSDSSHSVLVNESFVKEAGWKDPLNQIVDFWYRNEKYSVVGVVKDYHFSDLSQKIKPQLFTMRAGNRYGMANIKIKPGSETLSLKYIADTYKSIFPINAYSYRFMDAENRTKYASEAKWKQIILYSSILTIFISCIGLFGLASLSTEKRNKEIGVRKVLGASVASIVQLLTKDFLKLVSVSFLFSFPLAYYAAHKWLANYPYRIDLQIGIFVLTAFITIGIALFTVGWDSVKASMMNPVRSLKTE comes from the coding sequence ATGCTTAAAAATTATATCACCATCGCGATACGAAATCTTTGGAAAAACAAGGTTTTTTCATTTATCAATATTGCCGGACTCATGCTTGGCCTGGCTTGCGCTATACTTATCATTTTGTATGCCAAGGATGAGTTGAGCTATGACCGCTTTCATGTGAATAATGAACTATATCGGATCGTAACCAGATGGTATAACCCGGATGGGAGTTTAAAAAGTACTGATGGCAACACGGGAGATCTCCAAGGTCCGAGATTTGCAAATAGTATACCTGAAATGAAATCTTTTGTCAGGATTCAAAGTGAGTCAGTGGATATCCGGCATGGGATGGAAATAAATAGCTATGAAAATTTATCAGTGGATTCTAATTTTTTTAATGTTTTCTCATTTCCACTTCGGGCTGGAGATGCTGCTACTTGTCTTCAAGCTCCGAAATCTATTGTAGTCTCAGAAGAAATGGCAAAGAAATTCTTTAATTCTACTGATGTGGTAGGCAAAACGCTGGAAGTGAAAGTAGATGATCAATTTATGCCATACTCGATTTCTGCTGTGAGTCGGAAATGCCCTCAAAACTCTAGTATCAAATTTGATTTTTTGATGAAAAAGACGGTATCTACGGCTGAATTACAAAATGATGAAAATTGGTTCAATTTTTTTCAGAACTCGTTTGTTACACTGATTCCGGGAGCCAATATTAAAACTGTAGAAGCCAAAATGAAGCAAGTCTATGAATCTGAGTCCAAAGTAGCTCAAGAAAAAATGATGGAAGAATATGGCATCAATGAAACAGCTGGCTATTTTTTACAGCCTGTCACAGACATGCATCTTAGCAGGGAGTTCGGAGCCAGCAATGGTTTAGTAGATGATAGTAACCCTATGTATTCCTATATTCTCTCAGGTATAGCCATCTTCATATTGTTGATAGCCTGCATCAATTTTATCAACCTATCTATTGCCCGATCTTTAAAAAGGGCCAAAGAGATCGGAGTCAGAAAGGTCATTGGATCTGATAGAGGCCAGTTGATGTGGCAGTTCATGGGAGAGTCATTTTTACTTTGTTTCATCGCATTTGGCTTGGCCATATTGTTGGCTGTCGCTTTATTGCCTACATTTAATCACCTGGCCAACAAAGCGCTTTCATTCAGTTATTTGATGGATTTTAAATTGGTAGGTCTATATATTTTAATGTTTTTTATCACTGGATTGATCGCAGGGTTTTATCCTGCCGTCATGATGAGTGGATTTAGCCCGGTGGATACTTTATATGGAAGATTTAAACTGGCTGGAAATTTTTTGCTTCAAAAAAGCCTGGTCATATTACAATTTGGTCTGGCGTCATTTTTAATCATCGGGACTATCGTGATCTATCTTCAATTTAAATACCTGGTGAATACCAATCTGGGTTACGATGATAAAAATGTGGTCATGGTCAACGGGAGTATGTCACGAGAAAAAGCAAATGTATTCAAACAAGAACTTTTGAAGCATCCCATCATTGAGTCCGTTGGACTGAAAAATGGTGGATTTTGGGAGACTGTAGCGAAAGTGAATGGGGAACAAAAAATTGAAATTAAATATGAAACAGTTGATGAAGATTATGTTCCCATGTTTAAATTACAGGTAATAGAGGGTAGAAATTTTGATCGCAATTTCCCTTCTGATTCTTCGCATTCAGTGTTGGTTAACGAATCTTTTGTAAAGGAAGCTGGTTGGAAAGATCCATTAAATCAAATTGTGGATTTTTGGTATAGAAATGAAAAATATTCTGTGGTTGGGGTGGTCAAAGATTATCATTTTAGTGACCTCTCTCAAAAGATAAAGCCCCAACTATTTACTATGAGAGCGGGTAACAGGTATGGAATGGCCAATATTAAGATCAAACCTGGGTCAGAGACCTTGAGCTTAAAATACATAGCTGATACCTATAAATCCATATTCCCAATCAATGCCTATTCTTATCGTTTTATGGATGCTGAAAATCGCACTAAGTATGCTTCGGAGGCAAAGTGGAAACAAATCATCCTTTATAGTTCCATACTTACCATTTTTATTTCCTGCATAGGATTATTTGGTCTAGCATCACTTTCGACAGAGAAAAGGAACAAAGAAATAGGTGTGCGCAAAGTATTGGGGGCATCAGTGGCCAGTATTGTACAGTTATTGACTAAGGATTTTTTGAAGCTGGTAAGTGTTTCTTTTTTATTTTCTTTTCCTCTGGCCTATTATGCTGCCCATAAGTGGTTGGCCAATTATCCATACCGCATTGATCTCCAAATTGGGATCTTTGTACTGACTGCGTTTATCACCATAGGCATAGCTTTGTTTACGGTGGGATGGGATTCTGTCAAGGCGAGTATGATGAATCCTGTCAGGTCCTTGAAGACTGAATAG